GGCGATAAAGAATCGTTAAACACCAACTACAAAATCGGCTCGCTTACAGTTGATGGCACCAAAAATACCCAGCAGCAAAACAACTTTCCGGGTAACATATCAACTGTAAACAGCGATCAGTATAATCACAATTACCTGTTCCGCCAGAAGCTGGATCTGAATTACCAGGTCAAAATAGATTCGATGCAGAACCTGAAAATAACGGCAGACGGTACTTTAAGAAACAGTAATACCAAAAGCATATTCAATACACAAACCAACCGGTTGGATGGCAGCCGCATAAACACCAACTCGCGCGATAACAGTGCCGATGTTGATGGCAAGGTTTTTAACGCTACTGCATTTTATACCAAAAAATTTAAAAAGAAAAGCCGCACCTTATCGGTAAACTTCAGGGCAGGCTATAACGACAGCGATTCGAAAGGTTTTCTGAAATCGAACACCACGTTTTATGATTCGGTTGGTGTTTTTGCAAGAGATACCACTATTGATCAGTACAAGGTTAACAAAAGCAAAAGTACCAACATCAACACCAATATCACCTATACCGAACCACTGGCCAAGGATTTTACTTTGGCCCTAAGCTATGCCATATCTGTAAACAATGCCACTAACGACAGGCGTACCTTTAATAAACCCAATACCGGTAATACCACCGTTTATAATACGTTAGATAGTGTTTACAGCAGCGATTATAAACTTAACCAGTTGTCAAACCAGGGCGGTGCCGTGTTTAACGTACAAAAACAAAAGTTCTCGTTTAACTTTGGCACCAAGGTAGCCGGCGTCAAATTTAAACAGGTTGATGAGTTTGGCCGCATGGCCGATTTAACCCGCAACTTCACCAACTGGTATCCGCAGGCCAGCTTTCAATATAAGTTCAGCAAGCAATCAAGCGTGCGGATAAGCTATAACGGTAACACCACGCAACCCAATATTGATCAGATCCAACCCGTACGTGTAAATACCGACCCGCTCAATATTCAAACTGGTAACGCGGCCTTAAAACCATCGTTCACCAACCGTTATAACATCAGCTATAACTCGTATAAAGTAATCAGCAACCAGTACATCTGGATCAGCGGTTCGTATTCAACCACCAGTAATCCTATTGTGAGCAATGTGGTGCGCGATACTACTACGGGTATCAGCACTTATCAATCGTCAAACCTTAAAAATCGCTCAACCAATAACTTTTGGGCAAACAGTTATTTTGAGCGTAAAATTCCGGGATTGGATATTAACGCCGGTTTCGAGTTATCAGCCAGCGGTAATACCTATTATAACCTGTCAAACAATGTGCTGAATGAAACCAAAGCATACAATTACTCGGGCAACATCCGGTTTTCTAAGTATAAAGAAAGGAAATATGATGCCTGGATTTCAGGCGGCCCTACTTATACCGTAAACTCGTCATCGTTAAATTCGGCTTTAAACAATAACGGCAGAGGGTTTAATGCTTATGGTGGTTTCAATATTTATCTGCCTGGCAAATTCCAGATCGGCACAGATGGCAACTATACTTATAACGCCCCTACCAAATCATTCCCGCAGGATTTCAGACGCTTTTTGCTGAATGCAAATATCTCGCGTACCTTCCTGAAAGATGCTTTAAAGGCCTCTATTACGGGCAACGACTTGCTGAACCAAAATACCGGCTATAACCGTACCGGATCGGCAAACGTACTTACCCAGGAGC
The sequence above is a segment of the Mucilaginibacter celer genome. Coding sequences within it:
- a CDS encoding outer membrane beta-barrel family protein, with the protein product MKITFIGLLLLCFGFTTSFAQTGYSVKGKVADTVANSNLINASVSVITAKDSILQKFTRVKDDGTFTISNLNKGKFILVATYPGYADFVERFTLDSAHTTHNFGTVSMLLKERLLKEVIVKGKAAAIKIKGDTTEFNPAAYNIQPNSKVEDLLKQLPGIEVDKDGKITAQGQTVKKVLVDGEEFFGDDPTLVTKNLRADMVDKVQLYDKKSDQAAFTGIDDGVKDKTINIKLKEDKKNGYFGKLDGGLGTDGYYQGQALFNRFKGKQKFSLYGTLGNNGKTGLGWEDNNKYGGGGNMEFGDDGGFYIFGGGGDDLDSFNGRYDGEGKPVARTGGAHYDTKWNGDKESLNTNYKIGSLTVDGTKNTQQQNNFPGNISTVNSDQYNHNYLFRQKLDLNYQVKIDSMQNLKITADGTLRNSNTKSIFNTQTNRLDGSRINTNSRDNSADVDGKVFNATAFYTKKFKKKSRTLSVNFRAGYNDSDSKGFLKSNTTFYDSVGVFARDTTIDQYKVNKSKSTNINTNITYTEPLAKDFTLALSYAISVNNATNDRRTFNKPNTGNTTVYNTLDSVYSSDYKLNQLSNQGGAVFNVQKQKFSFNFGTKVAGVKFKQVDEFGRMADLTRNFTNWYPQASFQYKFSKQSSVRISYNGNTTQPNIDQIQPVRVNTDPLNIQTGNAALKPSFTNRYNISYNSYKVISNQYIWISGSYSTTSNPIVSNVVRDTTTGISTYQSSNLKNRSTNNFWANSYFERKIPGLDINAGFELSASGNTYYNLSNNVLNETKAYNYSGNIRFSKYKERKYDAWISGGPTYTVNSSSLNSALNNNGRGFNAYGGFNIYLPGKFQIGTDGNYTYNAPTKSFPQDFRRFLLNANISRTFLKDALKASITGNDLLNQNTGYNRTGSANVLTQERYTTIRRYFMFSLTWDFNKVGGGAPKK